A stretch of the Candidatus Polarisedimenticolaceae bacterium genome encodes the following:
- a CDS encoding tyrosine-type recombinase/integrase, whose protein sequence is MKGTKLTKRTIDALRPALRDTFCWDSELPGFGLKVTPAGTRSYVFQYSKGRRKRRVTIGRHGAPWTPDAARKEAFQLKVEVAKGGDPAEVRQSERRALTVKELAERYIRDHAERKKKPNSVRDDKRLLERHIKPRLGNLKVMAVTRVDATRLHLELGPTPIQANRVLALLSKMMNLAEKWGIRADGTNPCRHVERFREKRRERFLSDTELARLGEALSVAEEEGLLTRDKPRGRRPLHAIPVSPFATAAIRMLLFTGCRLSEIVTLKWEHVDSTRNCLRLTESKTGPRIVPLGACAVQLLDGLPRVAGNPYVFPGRSMEPSHFVGLPHVWHRIRRHAGMVDVRLHDLRHTFASVAAIGGSSLLVIGALLGHKQATTTARYAHLGDHPHQTAAESVSARIAAALTATGKQVVIVPLRPLAANRAVRTMPEVETQATPEALLSVGARQI, encoded by the coding sequence GTGAAGGGAACGAAGCTCACTAAGAGAACGATCGACGCGCTCCGGCCCGCCCTGCGCGACACATTTTGCTGGGACTCCGAGCTGCCGGGATTCGGACTCAAAGTCACCCCTGCCGGAACGCGGTCCTACGTCTTCCAGTACTCCAAGGGGAGGCGGAAGAGGCGGGTGACCATCGGGCGCCACGGAGCGCCCTGGACGCCGGATGCCGCGCGCAAAGAGGCATTCCAGCTCAAAGTCGAGGTCGCCAAGGGCGGAGACCCCGCAGAGGTCCGTCAGTCGGAGAGGCGCGCGCTAACGGTGAAGGAATTGGCAGAGCGCTACATCCGCGACCACGCGGAGCGGAAGAAGAAACCGAACAGCGTCCGCGACGACAAACGACTCCTTGAGAGGCACATCAAGCCGCGGCTCGGCAATCTCAAGGTCATGGCCGTCACGCGAGTGGACGCGACGCGCCTTCACCTCGAATTGGGGCCGACACCAATCCAGGCGAATCGGGTTCTAGCGCTCCTCTCGAAAATGATGAACCTCGCCGAGAAGTGGGGGATACGGGCGGACGGTACGAATCCCTGCCGGCATGTCGAGAGATTTCGAGAGAAGCGGCGAGAACGGTTCCTATCCGATACCGAGCTAGCAAGGCTGGGGGAGGCGCTGAGCGTCGCGGAGGAGGAAGGACTGCTGACCCGCGATAAACCCCGGGGGCGGCGTCCTCTCCACGCGATCCCGGTCTCCCCGTTTGCGACGGCGGCAATTCGAATGTTGTTGTTCACAGGTTGTCGACTCTCCGAGATCGTGACCCTCAAGTGGGAGCATGTCGATAGCACCCGCAATTGCCTTCGACTCACAGAATCGAAGACGGGACCAAGAATCGTTCCTCTTGGCGCTTGCGCGGTCCAGCTCCTGGATGGATTGCCGCGTGTCGCCGGCAACCCCTACGTATTCCCAGGCCGAAGCATGGAGCCGAGTCACTTCGTCGGACTTCCGCACGTTTGGCATCGCATCCGACGGCATGCCGGCATGGTCGACGTCCGCCTTCACGATTTGCGACACACCTTTGCCAGCGTTGCTGCAATCGGAGGGTCGAGCCTCCTTGTTATCGGCGCGCTGCTCGGCCACAAGCAGGCGACGACGACAGCTCGTTACGCACACCTTGGGGATCACCCACATCAGACCGCGGCCGAAAGCGTGTCCGCACGCATCGCTGCGGCGCTGACCGCTACCGGGAAACAGGTAGTAATCGTCCCTCTTCGGCCTCTGGCTGCGAATAGGGCTGTGCGGACGATGCCGGAAGTCGAAACTCAGGCCACCCCGGAAGCGCTTCTTTCCGTCGGAGCGCGCCAGATATAG
- a CDS encoding lantibiotic dehydratase, with amino-acid sequence MRRLLLLRHATRPFSSLHDIAGASDGRAADVLTGAEARLDDEADALVALLHREAGPSSEGGAPRRNAILALKRDAHNRRPLRSEDLETSGLPCEGYRSSLADLAAAEAEWARAFDDGEDRARRALTGAVRDPLVLAGLASASGPLAGKLARLQAVAAERWGHGERHVAAKAAAYLARFATKTSPNSVFCAVGLAFADDGPAALSGTPSIARMDLSLSVAEARKIAVVAAGDPALEPIVHPRPNPTLREAEGGLSFWRFASLRRADDDETLSRVKDHPVLRTALTAAASHPTLTDLVRAVAQASGIDEASVARFIGQMIERGVLVGEVEIPFTERRPLRYVALAARAVRPPPAWVASALAIEEEVDRAQDLPFESDERAAAMSGIAYALESLPHVRPLRSDELFRIDAASALSLRLPIAVALDLERGIRPYLRLFTALYPARRYLQGWVDRFLSTFPAGHDVPMLDVYQAITEQDDSYRPAAFPEPAANDPEDPSRRALAAVRNLVIERARAGGPVTLDDADLDRVVGTGPAFRWAAGILFQIAARDLASLSSGDYRIVLNGVFHGAGLSLSRFAHLLGDDVVTELKRAWSVVERPGAIVAELTYNHGGRTANAGLRPAIFEHEIELPGDCASPGARTIALRDLAVRWDPEGDRFVLFRVADGVEVIPVINSGVNPVGFVSFLVAIGEQGLQPVSYFPGFEADGVTHWPRVMSGRVILFRERWTFGPADRPPLAARGDDLRSFARGVLSWRRRHGLPRHVFAFTTREPKPRYVDLASPPFLDLLRRDLQALGSEPEGRLHVSEMLPGPDELWAGGHASEFLCQMSGELRG; translated from the coding sequence ATGAGGCGTCTTCTCTTACTCAGGCACGCGACGCGTCCGTTCTCTTCGCTCCACGACATCGCCGGTGCTTCGGACGGGCGCGCGGCCGATGTACTCACCGGCGCTGAAGCACGCCTCGACGACGAGGCCGATGCGCTCGTGGCGCTCCTCCACCGTGAAGCCGGGCCGAGTTCGGAAGGTGGTGCGCCACGGAGGAACGCGATCCTCGCGCTCAAACGCGACGCGCACAACCGGCGTCCGCTTCGATCCGAGGATCTCGAGACCAGCGGCCTCCCATGCGAAGGATACCGAAGCTCTCTCGCCGATCTCGCGGCGGCGGAGGCGGAATGGGCGCGCGCGTTCGACGACGGCGAGGATCGCGCGCGACGTGCCTTGACGGGAGCCGTCCGCGATCCGCTCGTCCTCGCCGGCCTCGCGTCGGCGAGCGGGCCGCTCGCAGGGAAGCTCGCGCGGCTCCAAGCGGTCGCAGCCGAGCGCTGGGGACACGGCGAGCGGCACGTTGCGGCGAAAGCGGCGGCGTACCTCGCGCGGTTCGCCACCAAGACGAGCCCGAACTCGGTCTTCTGCGCCGTCGGGCTCGCGTTCGCCGACGACGGGCCCGCCGCCCTCTCCGGCACGCCGTCGATCGCGCGGATGGACCTGAGCTTGAGCGTCGCGGAAGCGCGGAAGATCGCCGTCGTCGCGGCGGGCGATCCCGCCCTCGAACCGATCGTGCATCCACGGCCGAACCCCACGCTGCGCGAGGCGGAAGGCGGGCTCTCGTTCTGGCGCTTCGCGTCCCTCAGGCGCGCCGACGACGATGAGACGCTGTCGCGTGTGAAAGATCATCCCGTGCTGCGGACGGCGCTCACGGCCGCGGCGTCGCACCCCACGCTCACCGATCTCGTCCGTGCCGTCGCCCAAGCCTCGGGGATCGATGAGGCGTCGGTCGCGCGCTTCATCGGCCAGATGATCGAGCGCGGCGTCCTCGTCGGAGAGGTCGAGATCCCGTTCACCGAGCGCCGTCCGCTCCGCTACGTCGCGCTCGCGGCGCGGGCCGTCCGTCCCCCGCCCGCGTGGGTCGCGTCGGCCTTGGCCATCGAGGAAGAGGTCGATCGCGCCCAAGACCTCCCGTTCGAGAGCGACGAGCGCGCGGCCGCGATGAGCGGGATCGCGTACGCCCTCGAGTCCCTTCCTCACGTCCGGCCGTTACGCTCCGACGAGTTGTTCCGGATCGACGCGGCGTCGGCGCTGTCGCTGCGCCTGCCGATCGCCGTCGCGCTGGATCTCGAGCGCGGGATCCGTCCGTACCTCCGCCTGTTCACGGCACTCTACCCGGCGCGCCGCTACCTCCAGGGGTGGGTCGACCGATTTCTCTCGACGTTTCCCGCGGGCCACGACGTTCCGATGCTCGACGTTTACCAGGCGATCACCGAGCAGGACGATTCGTACCGCCCCGCTGCGTTCCCCGAGCCTGCCGCGAACGATCCCGAGGATCCGTCGCGCCGCGCGCTCGCCGCCGTCCGCAACCTCGTCATCGAGCGCGCACGCGCCGGCGGTCCCGTCACGCTCGACGACGCCGACCTCGACCGTGTCGTCGGAACGGGGCCGGCGTTCCGGTGGGCGGCCGGCATCCTGTTCCAGATCGCGGCTCGCGATCTCGCGAGCCTTTCATCCGGCGACTACCGGATCGTCCTGAACGGAGTCTTCCACGGCGCGGGCCTCTCGCTCTCCCGCTTCGCGCACCTGCTCGGCGACGACGTCGTCACCGAGCTGAAGCGCGCGTGGTCGGTCGTCGAGCGACCCGGCGCGATCGTCGCCGAGCTCACGTACAACCACGGCGGACGCACGGCGAACGCCGGTCTCAGGCCGGCGATCTTCGAGCACGAGATCGAGCTGCCGGGGGATTGCGCCTCCCCCGGAGCGCGGACGATCGCGCTCCGCGATCTGGCCGTGCGCTGGGATCCGGAAGGCGATCGGTTCGTCCTCTTCCGGGTCGCGGACGGGGTCGAGGTGATCCCGGTCATCAACAGCGGCGTGAACCCGGTCGGCTTCGTCTCGTTCCTCGTCGCGATCGGCGAGCAGGGGCTGCAGCCGGTCTCGTACTTCCCCGGTTTCGAAGCCGACGGCGTCACGCATTGGCCCCGTGTGATGAGCGGACGCGTGATTCTCTTCCGTGAGCGGTGGACGTTCGGTCCTGCCGACCGCCCGCCCTTGGCCGCGCGCGGCGACGACCTCCGCTCGTTCGCACGCGGGGTCCTCTCCTGGCGGCGGCGCCACGGCCTTCCGCGTCACGTCTTCGCGTTCACGACGAGGGAGCCGAAGCCGCGCTACGTCGACCTCGCGTCGCCGCCGTTCCTCGATCTCCTGCGGCGCGACCTCCAAGCGCTCGGAAGCGAGCCCGAAGGCCGCCTCCACGTGAGCGAGATGCTCCCGGGGCCCGACGAGCTGTGGGCCGGCGGGCACGCCTCCGAGTTCCTCTGCCAGATGAGCGGCGAGCTACGAGGGTAG
- the cphA gene encoding cyanophycin synthetase, with translation MKVVQRSVYLGPSLYARFPVIRLVVDLGPLEAWPTGRLGDGFQSKLVEALPGLAEHGCSYGEPGGFLRRMREDEGTWLGHVLEHAAIELQNVAGTPVTFGKTRSADAAGQYEIVYEYDQAEVGTEAGRLALTLLASLLPEDLRPPHAVPAAFDFAEERDAFIRFAQRRALGPSTASLVRAAEKREIPWIRLNEYSLVQLGHGRLQKRLQATVTSETRHIAVEIASDKEETNRLLGDLGLPVPKQKLVTGEEEAVRAAESIGYPVVLKPYNANHGRGVSIGMADAEQVRAAFQQARQHARSVIVEGFITGEDHRMLVVDGALVAVSKRVPGHVVGDGVHTVEELVELVNADPRRGIGHEKVLTKLIFDQQAERLLARAGHDRASVPPEGEVVYLRATGNLSTGGTAVDVTDIVHPDNREMAVRAAKSIGLDVCGVDFLTHDISKSYRESGGAICEVNAAPGFRMHVAPSEGTPRDVAGPVIDMLFPPGTPSRIPIAAITGTNGKTTTARMVAHVFKLNGNVVGLATTDGVYIDGHRTVDGDMTGPIASRMVLRDPSVDVAVLEQARGGLLRAGMGYRWCNVAACLNVSADHLGLRGIGTLEDLAKVKRIIIEVARDTAVLNADDPLCLKMAGHTDAASICYATMNPGHGLVKEHIRAGGRAVVLEEGINGQMITLYDKGAHMPLLWTHLIPATIEGKAMHNVQNAMFAAAISYAMGVKLENIRHGLRTFDTSFFQAPGRMNIFDEHGFKVILDYAHNPAAVEAMCRMVRRLETKGRKTCVLAAPGDRRDEDVREIARHAAGVFDRYVCRRDDGLRGRGADEIPRMLRDALLEHGVPDQAIAVIPSEADAVDAALRACAPGDLLLVFGDAINRCWKQIIYFRPEAAAVPERAAAPPVALPSDDEVPVYDAAAPLMRDERGVWLPLDADD, from the coding sequence GTGAAGGTCGTCCAGCGCTCCGTCTATCTCGGGCCGAGCCTTTACGCGCGCTTCCCCGTCATCCGTCTCGTCGTCGACCTGGGTCCGCTCGAGGCGTGGCCGACCGGCCGGCTCGGCGACGGCTTCCAGTCGAAGCTCGTCGAGGCGTTGCCGGGGCTCGCGGAGCACGGCTGCTCGTACGGCGAGCCCGGCGGCTTCCTCCGGCGCATGCGCGAGGACGAGGGGACGTGGCTCGGCCACGTCCTCGAGCACGCGGCGATCGAGCTGCAGAACGTCGCTGGAACGCCGGTCACGTTCGGCAAGACGCGGAGCGCGGACGCCGCCGGCCAGTACGAGATCGTCTATGAGTACGATCAGGCCGAGGTCGGCACGGAGGCCGGCCGACTCGCGCTGACGCTGCTCGCCTCGCTCCTGCCCGAGGATCTTCGCCCTCCGCACGCGGTTCCCGCCGCGTTCGATTTCGCCGAGGAGCGCGATGCGTTCATCCGCTTCGCGCAGCGCCGCGCGCTCGGGCCGTCGACGGCGTCGCTCGTCCGGGCGGCGGAGAAGCGCGAGATCCCGTGGATCCGGCTCAATGAGTATTCGCTCGTGCAGCTCGGCCACGGCCGGCTCCAGAAGCGCCTCCAGGCGACGGTGACGAGCGAGACCCGGCACATCGCCGTCGAGATCGCGTCCGACAAGGAAGAGACGAACCGCCTCCTCGGCGATCTCGGCCTCCCGGTCCCCAAGCAGAAGCTCGTGACCGGCGAGGAGGAAGCGGTAAGGGCCGCCGAGAGCATCGGCTATCCGGTGGTGCTCAAGCCTTACAACGCGAACCACGGACGCGGCGTCTCGATCGGGATGGCCGACGCGGAGCAGGTTCGCGCCGCCTTCCAGCAGGCGCGCCAGCACGCGCGCAGCGTCATCGTCGAAGGGTTCATCACCGGCGAGGACCATCGCATGCTCGTCGTCGACGGGGCGCTCGTCGCGGTGAGCAAGCGCGTCCCGGGGCACGTGGTCGGCGACGGCGTCCACACGGTGGAGGAGCTGGTCGAGCTCGTCAACGCCGATCCGCGGCGCGGCATCGGGCACGAGAAGGTCCTGACGAAGCTGATCTTCGACCAGCAGGCCGAGCGCCTGCTCGCGCGGGCGGGACATGACCGCGCCTCGGTTCCTCCCGAGGGCGAGGTCGTCTACCTCCGCGCGACCGGCAACCTGTCGACGGGCGGCACGGCGGTCGACGTGACCGACATCGTGCACCCGGACAATCGCGAGATGGCGGTGCGCGCGGCGAAGTCGATCGGTCTCGACGTCTGCGGCGTCGACTTCCTCACGCACGACATCAGCAAGTCGTACCGCGAGTCCGGCGGCGCCATCTGCGAGGTCAACGCCGCGCCGGGGTTCCGGATGCACGTCGCCCCTTCCGAGGGCACGCCGCGCGATGTTGCCGGGCCGGTCATCGACATGCTCTTCCCGCCGGGGACGCCGTCGCGCATTCCGATCGCCGCGATCACCGGCACCAACGGCAAAACGACGACGGCGCGGATGGTGGCGCACGTCTTCAAGCTCAACGGGAACGTGGTCGGGCTCGCCACGACCGACGGCGTCTACATCGACGGGCACCGCACCGTCGACGGCGACATGACGGGGCCGATCGCGTCGCGGATGGTCCTGCGCGATCCGTCGGTCGACGTCGCCGTCCTCGAACAGGCGCGCGGCGGTCTGCTGCGCGCGGGGATGGGCTACCGCTGGTGCAACGTCGCGGCGTGCCTCAACGTGTCCGCCGACCACCTCGGGCTGCGGGGCATCGGCACGCTCGAGGACCTCGCCAAGGTCAAGAGGATCATCATCGAGGTCGCGCGCGACACCGCGGTCCTGAACGCCGACGACCCGCTCTGCCTCAAGATGGCCGGGCACACCGACGCCGCGTCGATCTGCTACGCGACGATGAATCCGGGGCACGGCCTCGTGAAGGAGCACATCCGCGCCGGCGGCCGTGCCGTCGTGCTCGAGGAGGGGATCAACGGGCAGATGATCACCCTCTACGACAAGGGCGCGCACATGCCGCTCCTCTGGACGCATCTCATCCCCGCGACGATCGAGGGGAAGGCGATGCACAACGTCCAGAACGCGATGTTCGCCGCGGCGATCTCCTACGCGATGGGGGTCAAGCTCGAGAACATCCGCCACGGCCTCCGGACCTTCGACACCTCGTTCTTCCAGGCGCCGGGCCGCATGAACATCTTCGACGAACACGGCTTCAAGGTCATTCTCGACTACGCCCACAATCCCGCCGCGGTCGAGGCGATGTGCCGCATGGTGCGCCGCCTCGAAACGAAGGGGCGGAAGACCTGCGTCCTCGCCGCTCCGGGAGACCGTCGCGACGAGGACGTCCGCGAGATCGCGCGGCACGCCGCCGGCGTCTTCGACCGGTACGTCTGTCGCCGTGACGACGGCCTGAGGGGCCGCGGCGCCGACGAGATCCCACGGATGCTGCGCGACGCGCTCCTCGAGCACGGCGTGCCGGACCAGGCGATCGCCGTCATTCCGAGCGAGGCCGACGCCGTCGACGCGGCGCTCCGCGCCTGCGCCCCGGGCGATCTCCTCCTCGTGTTCGGCGACGCGATCAACCGCTGCTGGAAGCAGATCATCTACTTCCGCCCGGAGGCGGCGGCGGTTCCCGAACGTGCCGCGGCCCCGCCGGTTGCGCTGCCCTCGGACGACGAGGTCCCGGTCTACGACGCGGCGGCGCCGCTCATGCGCGACGAGCGCGGCGTCTGGCTTCCCCTGGACGCGGACGACTAG
- a CDS encoding thiopeptide-type bacteriocin biosynthesis protein translates to MGVLRSPRAMRPDESCLYTLFHAPREHHEAILARFVIPIVRELRDAGDLDCIFFARYSEPDWQLRFRVLGRPAWVDGPVKRRIQSSLPQVIDAGLATHVDFARYEREWDRYGGEHGMMLAEQIFLHDSLASLDLIEAEGRGELVKSRREYSLLFVERFLDLVGFDRPARLAFYEFGHSWPIRDGDWTPLDMETLSAKYEALKPGLVELLTGSDDVWGGPRAAAIATGALSAMAPVASQVRAGLADRSITADPINLVWSYMHMHCNRLGIDAMPEAILRYFMWRLHDEVDLAA, encoded by the coding sequence ATGGGGGTTCTCCGGTCGCCGCGCGCCATGCGCCCCGACGAATCCTGCCTCTACACCCTCTTCCACGCGCCGAGGGAGCACCACGAAGCGATCCTCGCGCGCTTCGTCATCCCGATCGTGCGCGAGCTGCGCGATGCGGGCGACCTCGACTGCATCTTCTTCGCGCGCTACTCCGAGCCGGATTGGCAGCTCCGCTTCCGGGTCCTCGGGCGTCCGGCGTGGGTCGACGGTCCGGTCAAGCGCCGCATCCAGTCATCGCTGCCCCAGGTGATCGATGCCGGCCTCGCGACCCACGTGGATTTCGCCCGCTACGAGCGTGAGTGGGACCGCTACGGCGGCGAGCACGGAATGATGCTCGCCGAGCAGATCTTCCTCCACGACTCGCTCGCCAGCCTCGACCTCATCGAGGCGGAAGGCCGCGGCGAGCTCGTGAAGAGCCGTCGCGAGTACAGCCTCCTCTTCGTCGAGCGATTCCTCGATCTCGTAGGGTTCGATCGCCCGGCGCGCCTCGCCTTCTACGAGTTCGGGCATTCGTGGCCGATCCGGGACGGAGATTGGACCCCCTTGGACATGGAAACGCTTTCGGCGAAGTACGAGGCGCTGAAGCCCGGCCTCGTCGAGCTGCTCACCGGGTCCGATGACGTCTGGGGCGGACCGCGCGCGGCGGCGATCGCGACCGGAGCGCTCTCGGCCATGGCCCCGGTCGCCTCGCAGGTGCGCGCCGGCCTCGCCGACCGATCGATCACCGCGGATCCGATCAACCTCGTCTGGAGCTACATGCACATGCACTGCAACCGCCTCGGGATCGACGCGATGCCCGAAGCGATCCTCCGCTACTTCATGTGGCGGCTCCACGACGAGGTCGATCTCGCCGCATGA
- a CDS encoding cyanophycinase, which produces MSPSRVEEGRRRGSIVAIGGAEDHLRDPEILRRFVDLCGGRRAKIAVVPTASEREDTGRRYEEVFKGLGARGVRIFYFETRADGERESWIEAIGEAQGIFFTGGNQLRLSTVLGGTPAAKAFRRLNAAGVHIAGTSAGAAFISEHMIAFGDEGSTPRAGMVTLVPGLGLTNRIIVDQHFRQRDRLGRLLTALAYNPFAVGIGLDEDTAAFLDGDNVIEVAGSGAVTIVDPGAIQHTSIDAIKKGEAVSILGVQLHVLAAGGQFDLDNRRARAASSVRSE; this is translated from the coding sequence GTGAGCCCGTCCCGAGTCGAAGAAGGACGCCGCCGGGGGTCGATCGTGGCCATCGGCGGCGCCGAAGATCACCTTCGCGACCCTGAGATTCTCAGACGCTTCGTCGATCTCTGCGGCGGACGGCGCGCCAAGATCGCCGTCGTGCCTACCGCCTCGGAGCGCGAGGATACGGGCCGGCGCTACGAGGAGGTCTTCAAGGGCCTGGGCGCGCGCGGCGTCCGGATCTTCTATTTCGAGACGCGGGCCGACGGCGAGCGCGAGTCCTGGATCGAGGCGATCGGCGAGGCGCAGGGGATCTTCTTCACCGGCGGGAACCAGCTCCGCCTCTCGACCGTCCTCGGCGGCACGCCGGCGGCGAAGGCGTTCCGGCGGCTCAACGCGGCAGGCGTCCACATCGCGGGCACGTCGGCGGGCGCGGCGTTCATCTCCGAGCACATGATCGCCTTCGGCGACGAGGGCTCGACCCCGCGGGCGGGGATGGTCACGCTCGTGCCGGGCCTCGGCCTCACGAACCGGATCATCGTCGACCAGCACTTCCGGCAGCGCGACCGCCTCGGGCGGCTTCTCACCGCGCTCGCGTACAACCCGTTCGCGGTCGGCATCGGCCTCGACGAGGACACGGCGGCGTTCCTCGACGGCGACAACGTGATCGAGGTCGCCGGGAGCGGTGCCGTCACGATCGTCGACCCCGGCGCGATCCAGCACACCTCGATCGACGCCATCAAGAAGGGGGAGGCGGTCTCGATTCTCGGCGTCCAGCTCCACGTGCTCGCCGCGGGCGGGCAGTTCGATCTCGACAACCGCCGGGCGCGCGCCGCGTCGAGCGTGCGCAGCGAGTAG
- a CDS encoding Mur ligase family protein yields the protein MAVRVDSRRLTGASLFGDAPGAILDVRLEGEEPETVARVWNGAARRLLAAVGWEGERTSWRASGGDLSLFLTAPPDALYAATEVNEAAWDAAGDGALEDLGRSIAEERNPALIELRDEAARRGVAFVADGHEVSLGMGGGHVSFPIESLPPPRDVPWERVHDVPVAMVTGTNGKSTTVRMLGAIAAAAGRCAGLSTTDGLAVGGEAIGSGDYSGPEGARRILRDARVDVAVLETARGGIQRRGLVVPRIDAAAITNVAEDHLGEFGIHGLNDIADVKMVVARAVKPEGTVVLNADDPILKARAAEVGAPVAWFALADAGRLLDVERIPSAFGGAARHNVANAMAAALLARALGFPDSAVASGLASFRSRREDNPGRLNVIPLGGATVLIDYAHNPHGMEALVDVAKTLGAARRLLVVGQAGDRDDEAIRALVRAAFRLRPDAVVVKEMSSYLRGRAVGEIPRVITDELTRLGADPGSILHAASEVEAAELALAWARPGDLLVLTTHASRGEVFDLIDRLDRARWRAGSPLPS from the coding sequence ATGGCGGTCCGCGTCGATTCGCGGCGTCTGACGGGCGCGAGCCTGTTCGGCGACGCGCCCGGGGCGATCCTCGACGTGCGCCTCGAAGGCGAAGAGCCCGAGACGGTCGCTCGCGTCTGGAACGGGGCGGCGCGCCGGCTCCTTGCGGCCGTGGGGTGGGAGGGCGAGCGTACGTCGTGGCGTGCCTCGGGCGGCGATCTCAGCCTCTTCCTGACCGCACCCCCCGACGCACTCTACGCCGCGACCGAGGTCAACGAGGCCGCGTGGGATGCCGCGGGCGACGGTGCGCTCGAAGATCTAGGCCGCAGCATCGCTGAGGAGAGGAATCCCGCGCTGATCGAGCTTCGCGACGAAGCGGCCCGGCGAGGCGTCGCGTTCGTCGCCGACGGCCACGAGGTCAGCCTCGGGATGGGAGGGGGCCACGTCTCCTTTCCGATCGAGTCTTTGCCGCCGCCGCGAGACGTGCCGTGGGAGCGCGTGCACGACGTTCCGGTGGCGATGGTGACCGGGACCAACGGCAAGAGCACGACCGTGCGGATGCTCGGGGCCATCGCGGCGGCCGCGGGACGGTGCGCCGGCCTCAGCACCACCGACGGCCTCGCGGTCGGCGGCGAGGCGATCGGCTCGGGCGACTATTCGGGCCCCGAGGGCGCGCGACGAATTCTGCGCGACGCACGCGTCGACGTCGCCGTGCTCGAGACCGCGCGCGGCGGGATCCAGAGGCGCGGCCTCGTCGTCCCGCGCATCGACGCGGCGGCGATCACGAACGTCGCGGAGGACCATCTCGGCGAGTTCGGGATCCATGGATTGAACGACATCGCCGACGTGAAGATGGTCGTCGCGCGCGCGGTCAAGCCCGAGGGAACGGTCGTCCTCAACGCCGACGATCCGATCCTGAAGGCCCGCGCTGCGGAGGTCGGAGCACCGGTCGCATGGTTCGCGCTCGCGGATGCGGGACGCCTCCTGGACGTCGAGCGCATCCCGTCCGCGTTCGGCGGTGCGGCGAGGCACAACGTGGCGAATGCGATGGCCGCCGCGCTGCTCGCGCGGGCGCTCGGGTTCCCGGACTCCGCCGTCGCCTCGGGCCTGGCCTCATTCCGGAGCCGGCGCGAGGACAACCCGGGCCGTCTCAACGTGATCCCGCTCGGCGGGGCGACGGTGCTCATCGACTACGCGCACAACCCGCACGGCATGGAGGCGCTCGTCGACGTCGCCAAGACGCTCGGCGCGGCGCGGCGCTTGCTCGTCGTCGGACAGGCGGGGGACCGGGACGATGAGGCGATCCGGGCGCTCGTGCGCGCCGCGTTCCGTCTCCGGCCCGACGCGGTCGTCGTCAAGGAGATGAGCAGCTACCTGCGCGGCCGCGCCGTGGGGGAGATCCCGCGCGTCATCACGGACGAGCTGACGCGGCTCGGTGCAGACCCGGGCAGCATCCTCCACGCCGCAAGCGAGGTCGAGGCGGCGGAGCTGGCTCTCGCGTGGGCGCGTCCCGGCGACCTCCTCGTGCTGACGACGCACGCGAGCCGCGGCGAGGTCTTCGACCTCATCGACCGGCTCGATCGCGCGCGCTGGCGGGCGGGCTCGCCGCTACCCTCGTAG
- the pxpB gene encoding 5-oxoprolinase subunit PxpB, with protein sequence MRIVRASDQAFLVEIDDGIGAVHRLLASLRERPVPGQVDLHPAYGSVLVRFDAVRTDPDDVASSLAGRDGNPGAPADEPRTFTVTVVYDGPDLERVAEICGLSAAEVVRLHAGATYEVAFLGFSPGFPYLVGLPSSLTTPRLPSPRRRVPAGSVAIAGVQAGIYPVATAGGWNLIGRTDVSLFDAAASEPATLRAGDRVRFVPAP encoded by the coding sequence ATGCGGATCGTGCGGGCGAGCGACCAGGCGTTCCTCGTCGAGATCGACGACGGGATCGGCGCCGTTCACCGTCTCCTCGCGTCGCTCCGCGAGCGGCCGGTGCCGGGACAGGTCGATCTCCATCCCGCCTACGGCAGCGTTCTCGTGCGGTTCGACGCCGTTCGCACCGACCCGGACGACGTCGCGTCGTCGCTCGCGGGACGAGACGGGAACCCCGGGGCTCCCGCAGACGAGCCGCGCACGTTCACCGTGACGGTCGTCTACGACGGTCCCGATCTCGAGCGCGTGGCGGAGATCTGCGGGCTCAGTGCCGCCGAGGTCGTCCGCCTCCACGCCGGCGCGACGTACGAGGTCGCGTTCCTCGGCTTCTCGCCCGGCTTCCCCTATCTCGTCGGCTTGCCGTCCTCGCTGACGACGCCGCGTCTCCCCTCGCCGCGCCGCCGCGTCCCTGCGGGCAGCGTGGCGATCGCCGGAGTTCAGGCCGGCATTTACCCGGTGGCGACGGCGGGCGGGTGGAACCTCATCGGGCGGACCGACGTGTCGCTCTTCGACGCCGCCGCGAGTGAGCCCGCGACACTCCGCGCGGGCGATCGCGTGCGGTTCGTTCCCGCGCCATGA